From the genome of Nasonia vitripennis strain AsymCx chromosome 1, Nvit_psr_1.1, whole genome shotgun sequence, one region includes:
- the LOC116416125 gene encoding serine/threonine-protein phosphatase 6 regulatory ankyrin repeat subunit A-like: MILKLERHSIFCDKLYNGSYMLYSSLNSDLNNTFERYDHLLHQSLREIFLQRCFTRNQTKQLIHDQKLIIELILDQEPLLCNQFPKNNCEQLSLLWIAVLSGYYKSAELLVCSGADVNEPFGSRDPQMVDNKWTILHVLLQMQSSSESERLVHLIIDHGADWQTRDSYGRTILHFAAKHNRVQLTNTLLEKGAEVNLADKGGETPLLLAASSKKANELLPLLMKHGADFTAKSSRNDNILHRLAFNSEDYAAHLALAKILIEKGVSLEDREVQNQYQPIHRAVMSGNNEFLKLCLASGIDVNSRTSNGESPLYLVIRCHITSRAVLETLLSHGASIHLRTCEGRTALHCACEKLKEEIIWLLLSAGADILAEDNNGNTPFSLIDRQIFDNRMKIDEDLSIRLMIKQLALKRTSSSIALKDEIIIRRHWKLWDYYKDCVLYASRMKFTRFMKNCTFFDLLAKNRRQIVALIRRPQFEANFRFYDLNGFGMYAEDIRVAFERGIFVLEMEEIIDNAGGFWPWMIVRSIAGHVPDDYGMNMRSIWNERKGSVTKTKEEDRLSRLLGVS; this comes from the exons ATGATACTTAAACTAGAGCGTCACAGTATTTTCTGTGACAAACTATACAATGGCTCCTACATGTTGTATAGCAGTTTGAATTCGGATCTCAACAATACATTCGAGCGATACGATCACTTGTTGCATCAGTCGCTCAGAGAAATTTTTCTCCAGCGCTGCTTCACCAGGAACCAGACAAAACAACTGATTCATGATCAAAAACTCATAATTGAACTGATCCTGGATCAGGAACCCTTACTCTGTAATCAGTTTCCGAAAAATAACTGTGAACAGCTTTCACTTCTTTGGATCGCCGTTTTATCCGGCTACTACAAATCCGCTGAACTGTTGGTCTGCTCCGGTGCTGATGTTAACGAGCCCTTCGGATCTCGTGACCCTCAGATGGTGGACAACAAGTGGACGATTCTCCACGTGTTGCTTCAGATGCAGTCATCGTCGGAAAGCGAGCGACTCGTTCATCTGATTATAGACCATGGTGCCGACTGGCAAACTCGAGACTCCTATGGTCGAACTATACTACACTTCGCAGCGAAACATAATCGAGTACAGTTGACCAATACGCTGCTCGAAAAAGGAGCTGAAGTTAATCTAGCTGATAAGGGTGGCGAGACACCGCTGCTTTTGGCAGCCAGCAGTAAGAAAGCCAACGAACTTTTGCCGTTGTTAATGAAACATGGAGCCGACTTTACTGCCAAGAGTTCGAGAAATGATAACATATTACACCGACTCGCATTTAACAGTGAGGATTACGCAGCTCATCTGGCTCTGGCCAAGATCTTGATAGAGAAGGGCGTTTCTCTCGAAGATAGAGAAGTTCAGAACCAGTATCAGCCGATACACCGGGCCGTCATGAGTGGAAATAATGAATTC TTGAAGCTCTGTTTGGCTAGCGGCATAGATGTTAATTCGCGGACGAGCAATGGCGAATCTCCACTCTACCTTGTGATCAGATGTCACATAACATCGCGCGCAGTACTCGAAACTTTACTCAGTCACGGCGCGAGCATTCATCTTAGGACATGCGAAGGTAGGACAGCGTTGCACTGTGCCTGTGAAAAACTCAAGGAAGAGATAATCTGGCTACTCCTGTCCGCCGGCGCGGATATTCTCGCCGAGGACAACAACGGCAACACGCCTTTCTCTTTGATCGATCGTCAAATTTTTGACAACCGAATGAAGATCGATGAGGATCTCAGCATCAGACTAATGATAAAACAGCTGGCTCTGAAGCGAACTTCGTCGTCCATCGCATTGAAGGACGAAATCATCATCAGGCGACATTGGAAGTTGTGGGACTACTATAAAGACTGTGTCTTGTATGCCTCTAGGATGAAGTTTACGAGGTTTATGAAGAATTGCACGTTTTTTGATCTTCTTGCGAAAAACCGACGTCAAATCGTTGCACTTATCCGACGACCCCAGTTCGAGGCAAATTTCAGGTTTTATGATCTCAACGGATTCGGCATGTATGCGGAAGATATACGCGTAGCTTTCGAGCGCGGAATTTTTGTGCTGGAAATGGAGGAAATTATCGACAATGCTGGTGGATTTTGGCCTTGGATGATTGTAAGGAGCATAGCTGGCCACGTGCCTGATGACTATGGCATGAATATGAGAAGCATCTGGAATGAAAGAAAAGGAAGCGTTACAAAGACAAAAGAAGAAGACAGACTAAGCAGATTACTTGGTGTTTCATAA